One Solanum pennellii chromosome 9, SPENNV200 DNA segment encodes these proteins:
- the LOC107031608 gene encoding protein FATTY ACID EXPORT 3, chloroplastic-like, with amino-acid sequence MALSYTPTSLGLTSTQKLCNIRTSLVVRSVSKASLGFGFRTGLVPLAQHSFRNTTILPFAASHEESKPSDVELEKDNNDLKEEAEAQEEAWKQTLASFKEQAMKVQAVSQEAYEVYSDKAMIILKETSEKLKIQADKAREDWTIIAKEISEESKEYLTTAAEKSPEPVKDIVETFVSSADELNDVSKVRDFYVGIPYGTLLSAGGFLYFMLSGSTAALRFGVVLGGALLALSVSSLRSWRSGDSTSLALKGQAAIATILFVREFRLMLQKPFIFNFITATISGGVAAFYAYRILMDGEQTKGSNSAAQTDS; translated from the exons ATGGCGCTTTCTTATACTCCTACATCTCTAGGCCTTACTTCCACTCAGAAACTCTGTAATATAAGAACTTCCCTTGTTGTTCGGTCTGTTTCCAAGGCTAGCCTTGGCTTTGGCTTCCGCACCGGCTTGGTTCCCTTGGCTCAACATAGTTTTAGGAATACAACGATTCTCCCTTTCGCAGCTTCACATGAGGAATCG AAGCCTTCAGATGTTGAATTGGAGAAGGACAATAATGATCTTAAGGAGGAGGCTGAAGCGCAAGAAGAAGCCTGGAAACAGACCCTAGCTTCCTTCAAAGAACAAGCGATGAAGGTGCAAGCTGTGTCACAAGAAGCGTATGAGGTGTATTCCGATAAAGCTATGATCATTTTGAAAGAAACTTCtgagaaattaaaaattcaagcgGATAAGGCAAGAGAAGATTGGACTATAATTGCAAAGGAAATTAGTGAGGAGAGTAAAGAATATTTAACCACTGCTGCTGAGAAATCACCTGAACCAGTGAAGGATATTGTTGAAACATTTGTTTCCTCTGCAGATGAATTGAATGACGTGTCGAAAGTGCGAGACTTCTATGTGGGAATACCTTACG GAACTCTTCTTTCTGCTGGTGGCTTTTTGTACTTCATGCTAAGTGGAAGCACTGCTGCCCTTAGATTTGGTGTTGTACTTGGAGGTGCTCTTTTGGCCTTAAGCGTCTCAAGTTTACGATCATGGAGAAGTGGAGATTCGACTTCACTAGCTTTAAAGGGACAGGCAG CCATTGCTACCATCTTATTTGTCAGAGAATTTCGCTTGATGTTGCAG AAACcgtttattttcaattttattacagCCACCATCAG TGGAGGGGTGGCAGCATTCTATGCTTATAGGATCTTAATGGATGGTGAGCAGACAAAGGGTTCAAACTCGGCAGCACAGACAGATAGTTAA